One window of the Populus nigra chromosome 4, ddPopNigr1.1, whole genome shotgun sequence genome contains the following:
- the LOC133690780 gene encoding probable protein S-acyltransferase 14, which yields MHRSRAVMAWNVFKFCTALRGLGSIMILLVLGVVVVTYYAVVLNNYGPALYDGGIDSLVSLAVLITFHSLLVMLLWSYFSVVLTDPGSVPPNWRPAIDEERGEADPLNGSECSGVQSDQLNQRIRYCRKCNQLKPPRCHHCSVCGRCVLKMDHHCVWVVNCVGALNYKYFLLFLFYTFLETSLVTLSLLPHFIAFFSDGEIPGTPGTLATTFLAFVLNLAFALSVLGFLIMHISLVSANTTTIEAYEKKTTPKWRYDLGRKKNFEQVFGADKRYCFIPAYSDEDTRRMPALQGLEYPSKPDFDSQEF from the exons atGCATAGATCTAGAGCTGTTATGGCTTGGAATGTGTTCAAGTTTTGTACGGCCTTAAGGGGTTTAGGCTCGATCATGATCTTGTTGGTGCTTGGTGTTGTCGTCGTCACATATTATGCTgttgttttgaataattatgGCCCTGCTTTATATGATGGTGGCATTGATTCTCTCGTTTCTCTTGCTGTCTTGATCACATTCCATTCTTTG CTAGTGATGCTATTATGGAGCTACTTCTCTGTTGTTTTAACTGATCCTGGTAGTGTGCCTCCTAATTGGAGGCCTGCTATTGATGAGGAAAGAGGGGAGGCCGATCCATTGAATGGGTCGGAATGCAGTGGAGTGCAGTCTGACCAATTAAATCAAAGAATCCGGTATTGCAGGAAGTGCAACCAGCTGAAACCACCTCGTTGCCATCATTGTTCTGTCT GTGGCAGGTGTGTGCTAAAGATGGACCATCATTGTGTATGGGTTGTAAATTGTGTTGGGGCCTTAAATTATAAGtatttccttctatttttg TTCTATACATTTCTTGAGACAAGTCTTGTAACTTTATCTCTTCTACCACACTTTATAGCATTCTTTAGTGATGGAGAAATTCCTGGCACTCCAGGCACTCTTGCAACCACATTTCTTGCCTTTG TCTTAAATCTGGCATTTGCATTGAGTGTTCTGGGATTTCTGATCATGCACATATCTCTGGTATCTGCCAATACAACAACTATTgag GCATATGAGAAGAAGACCACCCCAAAATGGCGCTATGACCTTGGTCGAAAGAAGAATTTTGAGCAG GTGTTTGGAGCAGATAAGCGATACTGCTTCATTCCAGCTTATTCAGATGAAGATACAAGACGAATGCCTGCACTTCAGGGTCTTGAATATCCGTCGAAACCTGATTTTGATTCCCAAGAATTCTAG
- the LOC133692789 gene encoding vestitone reductase-like: MLTNIYEHRFFFNIIWPDGDKDISYLTGLPGAKERLQIFKADLNEPESFNEAIEGCAGVLHLAHSLDLVDREPEEIATKRSVEGTLGILKACLNSKTVKRVVYTSSAAAIMFSGNCQEVVDESAWTDIDYFKDLKLTASSYTASKTKTERAALEFAEQHGLDLVTLIPSLVLGPFNSPRIPASLYVGLAMIMGNRNLYRLLMESNMVHVEDVAMAHIFLLEYPGAKGRYICSSDRISLNGMSEFLSARYPDLQIPTKESLKDITGYKQCGLSSKKLLDCGFRFEHGLEDMFDGAIQSCKEKGFI; this comes from the exons ATGCTAACTAACATTTATGAGCACCGATTCTTCTTTAACATTATATGGCCAGATGGTGACAAGGACATCAGCTACCTCACAGGCCTACCGGGAGCGAAGGAGAGACTCCAGATTTTCAAAGCAGATCTCAACGAACCAGAGAGTTTCAATGAGGCCATTGAAGGGTGCGCGGGAGTCCTTCATCTGGCTCATTCCCTCGATCTTGTTGACAGAGAACCAGAAGAAATAGCCACCAAAAGGTCCGTGGAAGGAACCTTAGGAATTCTGAAAGCTTGTCTGAATTCAAAGACAGTGAAGAGAGTTGTTTACACTTCAAGCGCAGCCGCGATTATGTTCAGTGGCAATTGTCAAGAAGTGGTGGATGAGAGTGCATGGACAGACATAGATTACTTCAAGGATCTAAAATTGACTGCCAGTTCTTACACGGCTTCCAAGACAAAAACGGAAAGGGCTGCTCTAGAATTTGCTGAGCAGCATGGATTGGATCTGGTGACTTTGATTCCTTCTCTTGTTCTTGGTCCGTTCAATAGTCCCAGAATCCCAGCCTCGTTATACGTGGGGCTGGCTATGATCATGG GCAACAGGAATCTATATCGACTTCTTATGGAGTCAAATATGGTACACGTGGAGGATGTGGCCATGGCACATATCTTCCTTCTCGAGTATCCTGGTGCGAAAGGGAGGTACATCTGTTCATCGGATAGAATATCACTGAATGGGATGTCCGAATTTCTTTCTGCTAGATACCCAGATCTTCAAATTCCAACAAAAGA GTCCTTGAAGGACATTACAGGTTACAAACAATGCGGCCTCTCGTCGAAAAAGCTCCTGGATTGTGGATTCAGATTCGAGCATGGTCTTGAGGACATGTTTGATGGAGCTATACAATCCTGCAAGGAGAAGGGGTTTATTTAG
- the LOC133692031 gene encoding vestitone reductase-like translates to MNQRGRKTHHHNFILERGREMEGERGTVCVTGGTGYLASWLIMKLLEQGYSVNTTVRPHPDGNKDISYLTGLPGAKERLQIFKADLNEPESFNEAIEGCAGVLHLAHSLDLVDREPEEIATKRSVEGTLGILKACLNSKTVKRVVYTSSAAAIMFSGNGQEVVDESAWTDIDYFKDLKLTASSYTASKTKTERAALEFAEQHGLDLVTLIPSLVLGPFNSPRIPASFYVGLALIMGNRNLYRLLMESNMVHVEDVAMAHIFLLEYPGAKGRYICSSDRISLNGMSEFLSARYPDLQIPTKESLKDITGYKQCGLSSKKLLDCGFRFEHGLEDMFDGAIQSCKEKGFI, encoded by the exons ATGAACCAGAGAGGGAGGAAGACTCACCACCACAATTTCATCTTGGAAAGGGGGAGAGAAATGGAAGGAGAAAGAGGAACTGTGTGTGTTACAGGGGGCACTGGGTACTTGGCCTCGTGGTTGATCATGAAGCTCCTAGAGCAAGGCTACTCTGTTAACACCACCGTCAGACCTCACCCTg ATGGTAACAAGGACATCAGCTACCTCACAGGCCTACCGGGAGCGAAGGAGAGACTCCAGATTTTCAAAGCAGATCTCAACGAACCAGAGAGTTTCAATGAGGCCATTGAAGGGTGCGCGGGAGTCCTTCATCTGGCTCATTCCCTCGATCTTGTTGACAGAGAACCAGAAGAAATAGCCACCAAAAGGTCCGTGGAAGGAACCTTAGGAATTCTGAAAGCATGTCTGAATTCAAAGACAGTGAAGAGAGTTGTTTACACTTCAAGCGCAGCAGCGATTATGTTCAGTGGCAATGGTCAAGAAGTGGTGGATGAGAGTGCATGGACAGACATAGATTACTTCAAGGATCTAAAATTGACAGCCAGTTCTTACACGGCTTCCAAGACAAAAACGGAAAGGGCTGCTCTAGAATTTGCTGAGCAGCATGGATTGGATCTGGTGACTTTGATTCCTTCTCTAGTTCTTGGTCCGTTTAATAGTCCCAGAATCCCAGCCTCGTTTTACGTGGGGCTGGCTCTGATCATGG GCAACAGGAATCTATATCGACTTCTTATGGAGTCAAATATGGTACACGTGGAGGATGTGGCCATGGCACATATCTTCCTTCTCGAGTATCCTGGTGCGAAAGGGAGGTACATCTGTTCATCGGATAGAATATCACTGAATGGGATGTCCGAATTTCTTTCTGCTAGATACCCAGATCTTCAAATTCCAACAAAAGA GTCCTTGAAGGACATTACAGGTTACAAACAATGCGGCCTCTCGTCGAAAAAGCTCCTGGATTGTGGATTCAGATTCGAGCATGGTCTTGAGGACATGTTTGATGGAGCTATACAATCCTGCAAGGAGAAGGGGTTTATTTAG
- the LOC133692986 gene encoding vestitone reductase-like — MEGYSGKGVVCVTGGTGFVASWLIMRLLEQGYTVRTTVRSNPTDGKQGIGYLTDLPGAKERLQVFNADLDRPDSFNEAIEGCTGVFHVAHPTGFTKEEAEEMVIKRATEGTIGVLQACLNSKTVKRVVYTSGISTVLFSGSGQQVADESAWTDIDYFRSLNVIGNPSLIAKTYTERAALEFAEQHGLDLVTLIPSLVLGPFICPKIPRSVHMGLAMVLGNRNHYRFLIKSNMVHIDDVAMAHIFLLENSNAKGRYLCSSNEVSLNEMFEFLSARYPDLQIPARESISSLKDIEGYKICSLSSKKLLDCGFKFKHGLGDMFDGAIQSCKEKGLF; from the exons ATGGAAGGATATTCTGGGAAAGGTGTGGTCTGTGTAACTGGTGGAACAGGATTCGTTGCCTCATGGTTGATTATGAGGCTTCTTGAACAAGGTTACACTGTTCGAACCACTGTTAGATCCAACCCTACAG ATGGTAAACAGGGCATCGGCTATCTCACAGATCTACCAGGAGCGAAAGAGAGACTCCAGGTTTTTAACGCGGATCTTGACAGACCAGACAGTTTCAACGAGGCCATTGAAGGATGCACAGGAGTCTTTCATGTGGCTCATCCAACTGGTTTTAcgaaagaagaagcagaagaaatGGTCATCAAGAGAGCTACTGAAGGAACCATAGGTGTTTTGCAGGCATGCCTAAATTCAAAGACAGTGAAGAGAGTTGTTTACACTTCAGGTATATCGACTGTTTTATTTAGTGGAAGTGGTCAACAAGTGGCGGATGAGAGTGCATGGACAGACATAGATTACTTCAGAAGTCTAAATGTAATTGGCAATCCTTCCCTGATTGCCAAGACATATACCGAAAGGGCAGCTCTGGAATTTGCCGAACAACATGGATTGGATCTAGTGACTTTGATTCCTTCCCTGGTGCTCGGTCCCTTCATTTGTCCTAAAATCCCAAGGTCTGTGCACATGGGACTAGCCATGGTTCTGG GCAACAGGAATCACTATCGATTCCTTATCAAGTCGAACATGGTACACATAGATGATGTGGCTATGGCACACATTTTTCTGCTCGAAAATTCTAATGCAAAAGGGAGATATCTTTGTTCATCGAACGAAGTATCGCTCAATGAGATGTTTGAATTTCTTTCTGCTAGATACCCAGATCTTCAAATCCCAGCAAGAGA ATCCATTTCATCCTTGAAGGACATTGAAGGTTATAAAATATGTAGCCTCTCATCCAAGAAGCTCCTGGATTGTGGATTCAAATTTAAGCATGGTCTTGGAGACATGTTTGATGGAGCTATACAATCCTGCAAGGAGAAGggacttttttaa
- the LOC133691119 gene encoding vestitone reductase-like, with product MEEGKGLVCVTGGTGFVASWLIMRLLEHGYTVRTTIRSSPGISKDISYLTNLPRAAEKLQIFNADLDDPDSFNEAIEGCMGVFHLAFPLDFADREPEEVITKRAVDGTLGVLRACVNAKTVKRVVCASSQATVVYSGDGDEKVVDESSWTNIDYYRSLNRFGTSYLVAKNKTERAALDFAEQYGLDLVFLIPPLIVGPFICPRIPESVRWSLSLIFGEKQLYHLLIKLNVVHTDDVARAYIFLLEFPHAKGRYICSWKEISINEMSELLSARYPEFQIPTKDSLKDIKGFKMRGLSPKKLLDCGFKFEHGLEDMFDGAIQSCKEKGFL from the exons ATGGAAGAAGGAAAAGGCTTGGTCTGTGTAACTGGTGGAACTGGTTTTGTTGCTTCGTGGCTGATAATGAGGCTTCTTGAACATGGTTACACTGTCAGAACCACAATTAGATCTAGCCCAG GAATTAGCAAAGACATAAGCTACCTCACAAACCTACCAAGAGCGGCAGAGAAACTCCAAATCTTCAACGCAGATCTTGACGATCCAGACAGTTTCAATGAGGCCATTGAAGGATGCATGGGAGTCTTTCATCTCGCGTTCCCCCTTGACTTTGCTGATAGAGAACCAGAAGAAGTGATCACCAAAAGAGCTGTTGATGGCACCCTAGGGGTTTTGAGAGCATGTGTAAATGCAAAGACAGTGAAGAGAGTTGTCTGTGCTTCTAGTCAAGCCACAGTTGTATAtagtggtgatggtgatgagaAGGTGGTGGATGAGAGTTCGTGGACCAACATAGATTATTATAGAAGCCTAAATCGTTTTGGCACTTCCTACTTGGTTGCTAAGAATAAGACTGAAAGGGCAGCTCTTGATTTTGCTGAGCAATATGGATTGGATCTTGTGTTCTTGATTCCTCCACTAATCGTCGGTCCTTTCATATGCCCTCGCATCCCTGAATCGGTCCGATGGTCACTATCTTTGATCTTTG GTGAGAAACAATTGTATCATCTCCTTATCAAGCTAAATGTGGTACACACAGATGATGTAGCCAGGGCGTATATATTCCTGCTTGAATTCCCTCATGCAAAAGGAAGGTATATTTGTTCATGGAAAGAAATATCCATCAATGAGATGTCTGAACTTCTTTCCGCTAGATACCCAGAATTTCAGATTCCCACGAAAGA TTCCTTGAAGGACATTAAAGGTTTCAAAATGCGTGGCCTCTCACCCAAGAAGCTCTTGGATTGTGGATTCAAATTTGAGCACGGTCTTGAAGACATGTTTGATGGGGCAATTCAATCATGCAAGGAGAAGGGATTTCTTTAG
- the LOC133690746 gene encoding vestitone reductase-like, translated as MTVFKVCYEKYKRDVSFLTSLPGGSERLQVFYADLSEPDGFDVAIKGCTGVFHAATPPPQGFGNGEAEEVVIQGAADGTLGILKACLNSKTVKRVVYTSSASAVAFNDSGVEMMDESYWSDVDYIRASNLSIGPYFISKTSTEKRALEFAEEHGLDLVNLIPTYINCL; from the coding sequence ATGACCGTATTCAAGGTCTGCTATGAGAAGTACAAGAGGGACGTTAGCTTCCTGACAAGTCTACCAGGAGGATCGGAGAGACTACAAGTCTTCTATGCAGATTTAAGTGAACCCGACGGCTTTGATGTGGCTATTAAAGGATGTACTGGTGTCTTTCATGCAGCTACTCCTCCACCTCAAGGTTTTGGAAATGGAGAAGCCGAGGAAGTAGTTATCCAAGGAGCAGCTGATGGAACATTAGGAATCTTGAAGGCTTGCTTGAATTCAAAGACAGTGAAACGAGTTGTGTACACCTCTAGTGCATCAGCGGTAGCTTTTAATGACAGTGGCGTGGAAATGATGGATGAAAGTTACTGGAGCGATGTTGATTATATCAGAGCTTCAAACTTATCCATAGGTCCTTACTTTATTTCCAAAACTTCAACGGAGAAAAGAGCTCTTGAATTCGCAGAAGAACATGGATTGGACCTTGTAAATTTAATACCAACCTATATTAATTGTTTATAA